In Penicillium oxalicum strain HP7-1 chromosome I, whole genome shotgun sequence, a single window of DNA contains:
- a CDS encoding Plasma membrane proteolipid 3 — protein sequence MAGACSTLCLILITLFIPPLGVFMIAGCGADFWINVLLTILGYFPGHIHAFYLEYVYYQRRDRDPATRATQQPAPGVYSERIQNGGHSRAPNPNYGAV from the exons ATGGCCGGCGCTTGCTCTACCTTGTGCTTGATTCTCATCACGCTCTTCA TCCCTCCTCTCGGAGTTTTCATGATCGCCGGCTGTGGTGCCGATTTCTGGATCAATGTCCTCTTGACCATCCTCGG ATACTTCCCCGGTCATATCCACGCCTTTTATCTGGAATACGTGTATTACCAGCGTCGCGATCGTGATCCCGCAACGCGCGCCACACAGCAGCCTGCACCGGGTGTTTACTCGGAGCGTATCCAGAATGGTGGTCATTCCCGTGCGCCGAATCCCAATTACGGGGCTGTTTGA